In Yersinia enterocolitica subsp. enterocolitica, one DNA window encodes the following:
- a CDS encoding DUF1190 family protein, which produces MKRTQNINQETFRKSWRSYRLAPVALAISAVFMLAGCEKTDETVSLYQNADDCSAANPSKSAECTTAYNTALQEAAKTAPKYATREDCVAEFGESQCTQAPAQAGMVPTSSSSSETTAAAPQQSGSMWMPLMAGYMMGRMMGGGASQPLFTSKAPNSPANGKFVDATGKNFGSATTGRTMTVPRTAMAPKPAVTNTITRGGFGESVAKQSSMQRSAATSSKTSTRSMGG; this is translated from the coding sequence ATGAAACGGACTCAAAACATCAATCAAGAGACTTTCCGTAAATCCTGGCGCAGCTATCGCCTGGCGCCAGTAGCTTTAGCTATCAGTGCCGTATTTATGCTGGCTGGCTGCGAAAAAACCGATGAAACCGTCTCTTTGTACCAAAATGCTGATGATTGCTCAGCGGCAAATCCGTCCAAGAGCGCAGAATGTACTACTGCTTACAACACGGCTTTGCAGGAAGCAGCTAAAACTGCGCCCAAGTATGCAACTCGTGAAGATTGCGTGGCTGAATTCGGTGAATCACAGTGTACTCAAGCTCCTGCACAAGCAGGTATGGTACCAACATCTTCGTCATCTTCTGAAACAACTGCCGCTGCACCACAGCAAAGCGGTAGCATGTGGATGCCACTGATGGCGGGTTATATGATGGGCCGAATGATGGGCGGCGGTGCAAGTCAGCCGTTGTTTACCTCTAAAGCACCGAATAGCCCGGCTAACGGCAAGTTTGTCGATGCAACTGGCAAAAACTTTGGTTCAGCCACTACTGGCCGTACTATGACAGTACCAAGAACGGCGATGGCTCCGAAGCCCGCTGTGACCAATACCATCACCCGTGGCGGTTTTGGTGAGTCAGTAGCTAAACAGTCTTCGATGCAACGCAGTGCGGCAACATCATCTAAAACCAGCACACGCAGCATGGGTGGCTAA